A window of the Oscillospiraceae bacterium NTUH-002-81 genome harbors these coding sequences:
- a CDS encoding phage head-tail adapter protein, whose amino-acid sequence MNKEWSELNKTMQAQIKKKDTYKRGIDTLLTLRSQLIQTLVSFKEELCREDFNSIPFINADGYHSKTIAYSIWHIFRIEDIVVHTVINEDEQVFFAGNYQERINSPIITTGNELMKQQIADFSKQLNLEELYLYIFEVWESTEKMLERLSYDELKRKIPKERKGYLESLNVVNDNEKAIWLIDYWCNKDICGLIQMPFSRHWIMHTEACLRIKNKIHS is encoded by the coding sequence ATGAATAAGGAATGGTCTGAACTTAATAAAACAATGCAGGCACAAATAAAAAAGAAAGATACTTATAAGAGGGGTATTGATACTTTACTTACTTTACGAAGTCAGTTAATACAAACCTTAGTATCTTTCAAAGAAGAATTATGCAGAGAAGATTTTAACTCAATCCCCTTCATAAACGCTGATGGTTATCATAGTAAGACGATTGCTTATTCTATTTGGCATATTTTCCGCATTGAAGATATAGTTGTGCATACAGTGATAAATGAAGATGAACAAGTATTTTTTGCAGGCAATTATCAAGAGCGTATCAATTCACCTATCATTACAACAGGAAATGAACTCATGAAACAGCAGATTGCAGACTTTTCAAAACAGCTTAATCTGGAAGAATTATATTTATATATTTTCGAAGTATGGGAAAGCACTGAGAAAATGCTTGAACGGTTATCTTATGATGAATTGAAAAGAAAAATACCGAAAGAAAGAAAAGGATACTTAGAATCGTTGAATGTAGTAAACGACAATGAAAAAGCAATTTGGCTGATTGATTATTGGTGTAATAAAGATATTTGTGGACTAATTCAAATGCCGTTTTCAAGACATTGGATTATGCACACAGAAGCCTGTTTGCGTATAAAGAACAAGATACATTCATAG
- a CDS encoding XRE family transcriptional regulator, which translates to MNDMKFIETLKQKRKACDYSQSRLAQELQISRQNLNEIENGKTKAGKEMKHILLHYLDYCNCTQPFTLTIDYLRVRFPTTDALEIIKNVLAMKSEYFIHEDYGMYGYEEQYVYGDISVNVSKDSSMGVLLELRGMGCRNLEYVLQARGIDWYSFLSCCIDCQGVFKRIDLAVNDMGGLLDIEILRERYYANKVWKRSRTHEAVDSGKLSGTHGDTAKTFYIGSKNSSIYFCLYEKEKEQKSKGIKTDIKNRFEIRLKNEKAGQTIEQLVFSRNPEQTIASLILTQIDFPDYILWDIFLDNVTTSLPFIMTPVAVNMDKTKRWLERQVMPSLLMIKEIEKKTGANYLEEIDRHTKLTEKQELKIKQMTTDIANMIEKDTTVPQGNDGIF; encoded by the coding sequence ATGAATGATATGAAATTTATTGAAACATTAAAGCAAAAGAGAAAAGCCTGTGATTATTCGCAATCACGACTGGCACAGGAACTACAAATCAGCAGGCAGAACTTAAATGAAATTGAAAACGGAAAAACAAAAGCCGGTAAAGAAATGAAGCATATACTTTTACATTATCTTGATTATTGTAATTGTACTCAGCCTTTCACTTTAACGATTGACTACCTGCGTGTTCGTTTTCCCACCACAGACGCATTGGAAATTATAAAAAATGTACTGGCAATGAAGAGCGAATATTTTATTCATGAAGATTACGGAATGTATGGCTATGAAGAACAGTATGTCTATGGGGATATTAGTGTAAATGTTTCTAAAGATAGTTCTATGGGTGTTTTATTGGAATTAAGAGGTATGGGGTGTCGGAACTTGGAATATGTTTTACAGGCAAGAGGGATAGACTGGTATTCCTTTTTAAGCTGTTGTATAGATTGTCAAGGTGTTTTTAAACGCATAGATTTAGCGGTCAATGATATGGGCGGATTGCTGGATATAGAAATTCTAAGGGAACGCTATTATGCCAACAAGGTATGGAAACGTTCAAGAACCCATGAAGCAGTAGACAGCGGGAAATTATCGGGTACACATGGAGATACTGCAAAAACTTTTTATATCGGTTCAAAGAATAGTTCTATTTACTTTTGCCTGTATGAAAAAGAAAAGGAACAAAAAAGCAAAGGCATAAAAACAGACATTAAGAACCGCTTTGAAATTCGGCTAAAAAATGAAAAAGCAGGACAAACGATAGAACAACTTGTTTTTTCAAGAAATCCCGAACAGACCATAGCAAGCCTTATCCTCACACAGATAGATTTTCCCGATTATATTTTATGGGATATATTTTTGGATAATGTAACTACCTCACTTCCTTTTATTATGACGCCTGTTGCTGTCAATATGGATAAAACAAAACGCTGGTTAGAAAGACAGGTCATGCCCTCTTTATTGATGATAAAAGAGATTGAAAAGAAAACAGGAGCAAATTATCTGGAAGAAATCGACAGACATACAAAACTAACAGAAAAGCAGGAATTAAAAATTAAACAAATGACAACAGACATAGCAAATATGATTGAGAAAGATACCACTGTTCCTCAAGGGAATGACGGTATTTTTTAA
- a CDS encoding dihydrofolate reductase family protein: protein MRKVVLFIAMSLDGYIADGNGGVAWLNGHGNDNENIDTYTEFTKDIDTVLMGWNTSHQVVTELSPQEWVYNKFTTYVLTHKECNSSQQIHFTSENPVLLLERLKQEAGKDIWICGGANLVQQLVSKNMIDKYYISVIPTLLGNGVRLLGNIDREIKLRLCKTQTYNGITDLIYMRR, encoded by the coding sequence ATGAGAAAAGTAGTTTTATTTATTGCCATGAGCCTTGACGGATATATTGCGGACGGTAATGGTGGAGTAGCTTGGCTAAATGGTCATGGAAATGACAATGAAAACATCGACACTTATACAGAATTTACCAAAGATATAGATACTGTCTTAATGGGGTGGAATACTTCTCATCAGGTTGTTACTGAACTTTCTCCGCAAGAATGGGTATATAATAAATTTACAACTTATGTATTAACACATAAAGAGTGCAATTCTTCCCAACAAATTCATTTTACAAGTGAAAATCCTGTTTTATTATTGGAACGGCTAAAACAAGAAGCAGGAAAGGATATTTGGATTTGTGGCGGAGCAAATCTTGTTCAGCAGTTGGTAAGCAAAAATATGATTGATAAATATTACATTTCTGTTATTCCTACTCTGTTAGGAAATGGGGTTCGTCTTTTGGGCAACATAGACAGGGAAATAAAGTTAAGGCTTTGTAAAACACAGACTTATAACGGAATAACCGATTTGATTTATATGCGTAGATAA